Proteins encoded in a region of the Salipiger sp. CCB-MM3 genome:
- a CDS encoding glycerophosphodiester phosphodiesterase family protein has protein sequence MTGLPAAFLDRPIAHRALHDLAAGRPENSRAAISAAIEQGYGIEIDLQLSSDGVAMVFHDERLERLTGARGLLGARDASELSALRLKGGDEGIPTLTEVLDLVAGRVPLLIEIKDQDGALGADVGPLEKATADALRGYDGPVAVMSFNPHSIARMARLAPQLPRGLTTDAFDPEDWSGVPGWRLEELRAIPDYTRTGACFISHGWRDLASPRVAELKEAGASILCWTIRTPEQEAEARKVAQNVTFEQYLA, from the coding sequence ATGACCGGCCTGCCCGCCGCGTTCCTCGACCGGCCCATCGCGCATCGTGCCCTGCATGATCTCGCGGCGGGCCGCCCCGAGAACTCCCGCGCCGCTATCTCGGCGGCCATCGAACAGGGCTATGGCATCGAGATCGACCTGCAGCTCTCGTCCGATGGCGTCGCCATGGTGTTTCACGACGAGCGGCTGGAGCGGCTCACCGGGGCACGCGGGCTCTTAGGCGCGCGCGATGCCTCCGAGCTTTCGGCGCTGCGCCTCAAGGGCGGCGACGAAGGCATTCCGACGCTGACCGAGGTGCTGGATCTCGTCGCCGGGCGCGTGCCGCTGCTCATCGAGATCAAGGATCAGGACGGCGCGCTCGGTGCCGATGTGGGACCGCTGGAGAAAGCCACCGCCGATGCGCTGCGCGGCTACGACGGCCCGGTGGCGGTGATGTCCTTCAACCCCCACTCCATCGCGCGTATGGCGCGGCTCGCGCCGCAGCTGCCGCGCGGGCTGACCACCGACGCCTTCGATCCAGAGGATTGGTCCGGCGTGCCGGGCTGGCGGCTCGAAGAGCTGCGCGCCATCCCCGATTACACCCGCACCGGCGCCTGTTTCATCAGCCACGGTTGGCGCGATCTCGCCAGTCCGCGCGTGGCGGAGCTCAAAGAGGCGGGCGCCAGCATCCTGTGCTGGACCATCCGCACGCCCGAGCAGGAGGCAGAGGCCCGCAAGGTGGCCCAGAACGTGACCTTCGAGCAGTATCTCGCGTGA
- a CDS encoding GNAT family N-acetyltransferase: protein MTDQSPNETAGETIAVNVLSSLDQIAQSDWDACACPEAANGGRPDDPFTTWRFLRALERSGSVGRGTGWEPRYLAAEKAGRLIAVAPLYAKGHSQGEYIFDHSFAHAYEQAGGDYYPKLQIAVPFTPATGRRFLTRPGHEAEGMMALVQGAVQLTADNDLSSLHITFCTEGEAVAGERMGLLRRVTQQFHWLNRDYADFDGFLADLSSRKRKAIRKERARAQEFGGRIRILTGDEIAPEHWDAFWEFYQDTGGRKWGTPYLTRAFFDELHETMREDVALVICEREGMPVAGALNFIGRDALFGRYWGCTEDHPCLHFEACYYQAIDFAIAHGLGRVEAGAQGEHKLARGYLPSQTHSLHWFPDKGFARAVAHYLEAEARAVDEDIEVLTAYGPFRKDHGKDTQ from the coding sequence ATGACCGACCAGAGTCCCAACGAGACAGCTGGCGAGACCATCGCCGTCAACGTGCTGAGCTCGCTCGACCAGATTGCTCAAAGCGACTGGGACGCCTGCGCCTGCCCCGAGGCGGCCAACGGCGGGCGCCCGGACGATCCTTTCACAACCTGGCGCTTCCTGCGCGCGCTGGAACGCTCCGGCTCGGTCGGGCGCGGCACCGGCTGGGAGCCACGCTACCTCGCCGCCGAAAAGGCCGGGCGGCTGATCGCCGTGGCGCCGCTCTATGCCAAGGGCCACAGTCAGGGCGAGTATATCTTCGACCACAGTTTCGCCCATGCCTATGAGCAGGCGGGCGGCGACTATTATCCCAAGCTGCAGATCGCCGTGCCATTCACCCCCGCCACCGGGCGGCGCTTCCTGACCCGTCCGGGACATGAGGCCGAGGGCATGATGGCGCTGGTGCAGGGCGCGGTGCAGCTGACCGCCGACAATGATCTGAGCTCGCTGCACATCACCTTCTGCACCGAGGGCGAGGCGGTGGCTGGCGAGCGCATGGGTCTGCTGCGCCGCGTCACCCAGCAGTTCCACTGGCTCAACAGAGATTACGCGGATTTCGACGGGTTCCTCGCCGATCTCAGCTCGCGCAAGCGCAAGGCGATCCGCAAAGAGCGCGCGCGGGCGCAGGAGTTCGGCGGCCGCATCCGCATCCTCACCGGCGATGAGATCGCGCCCGAGCACTGGGATGCCTTCTGGGAGTTCTATCAGGACACCGGCGGGCGCAAATGGGGCACACCCTATCTGACCCGCGCCTTCTTTGACGAGCTGCATGAGACCATGCGCGAGGATGTGGCGCTGGTGATCTGCGAGCGCGAGGGTATGCCGGTCGCCGGGGCGCTGAATTTCATCGGGCGTGACGCGCTCTTCGGGCGCTACTGGGGCTGCACCGAGGATCACCCCTGCCTGCATTTCGAGGCGTGCTACTATCAGGCCATCGACTTCGCCATCGCCCACGGTCTCGGGCGGGTGGAGGCCGGGGCGCAGGGCGAGCACAAGCTGGCGCGCGGATATCTGCCCAGCCAGACCCATTCGCTGCATTGGTTTCCCGACAAGGGGTTTGCCCGCGCCGTGGCGCACTATCTGGAGGCCGAGGCACGCGCCGTGGACGAGGACATCGAGGTTCTTACCGCCTACGGCCCGTTCCGGAAAGACCACGGGAAGGACACCCAATGA
- a CDS encoding HlyD family type I secretion periplasmic adaptor subunit has translation MSQETDKRFPLKKPLTLGLIALLILVGGFGTWAATTNISGAIVAGGQIQVERNRQVVQHPDGGVVEEIVVDEGDVVEAGDVLIKLDPTLLQSELNIVEGQYFELVARRARLQAERDGSEELTFDETLLKVADYDDEVQELIEGQRNLFFARLESMNRESEQLTKRRDQIVNQVEGLDAQQTALNSQLALIEEELNDQKSLLDRGLAQASRVLALQREEARLSGEVGDLTAQKAQSEGRMTEIDIEVLKLATTRREEAITQLRDMQYRERELAEQRSALLEKLKRMEIRAPVSGVVYGLTVFAPRSVIRAADPVLYLIPQDRPLVITAQVPPIHIDQVHVGQEVTLRFSALDQRRTPETFGTVTQISADSFTDENTSASFYRAEIMLDEGQIDRLPEGTSLVPGMPVEAFLRTADRTPLAYLVKPFTDYFSKAFRE, from the coding sequence ATGTCGCAAGAGACCGACAAGCGCTTCCCGCTCAAGAAACCGCTCACGCTGGGCCTTATTGCCCTGCTGATCCTCGTCGGGGGCTTTGGCACCTGGGCGGCCACAACCAATATTTCCGGCGCCATCGTCGCCGGGGGCCAGATTCAGGTCGAACGCAACCGTCAGGTCGTACAGCACCCCGATGGTGGTGTGGTCGAAGAGATCGTCGTCGACGAGGGCGATGTGGTCGAAGCTGGCGATGTGCTGATCAAGCTCGATCCAACGCTGCTGCAGTCCGAGCTGAACATCGTCGAGGGTCAGTATTTCGAACTGGTCGCCCGCCGTGCCCGCCTGCAGGCGGAACGCGACGGCTCTGAGGAGCTGACCTTCGACGAGACGCTGCTCAAGGTGGCCGACTATGACGACGAGGTGCAGGAGCTGATCGAAGGCCAGCGCAACCTGTTCTTCGCCCGTCTCGAGTCGATGAACCGCGAGTCCGAGCAGCTGACCAAGCGCCGCGATCAGATCGTGAATCAGGTCGAGGGGCTCGACGCGCAGCAGACCGCGCTGAACAGCCAGCTGGCGCTCATCGAAGAAGAGCTGAACGACCAGAAATCACTGCTCGACCGCGGTCTTGCGCAGGCCAGCCGCGTGCTCGCCCTGCAGCGCGAAGAAGCGCGGCTGTCGGGCGAGGTCGGCGATCTGACGGCGCAGAAGGCGCAGTCCGAAGGCCGGATGACCGAGATCGACATCGAGGTACTGAAGCTCGCCACCACCCGCCGCGAAGAGGCGATCACCCAGCTGCGCGACATGCAGTACCGCGAGCGTGAGCTTGCCGAACAGCGCTCTGCCCTGCTCGAAAAGCTCAAGCGGATGGAAATCCGCGCGCCCGTCAGCGGCGTGGTCTACGGGCTGACCGTCTTCGCCCCGCGTTCGGTGATCCGCGCCGCGGACCCGGTGCTCTACCTCATTCCGCAGGACCGCCCGCTGGTGATCACCGCGCAGGTGCCGCCGATCCACATCGATCAGGTGCACGTCGGGCAAGAGGTGACACTGCGTTTCTCGGCGCTCGACCAGCGCCGCACGCCCGAGACCTTTGGCACGGTGACGCAGATCTCGGCCGACTCCTTCACCGACGAGAACACCTCGGCCAGCTTCTACCGCGCCGAGATCATGCTCGACGAAGGACAGATCGACCGCCTGCCCGAAGGCACAAGCCTCGTTCCGGGCATGCCGGTAGAGGCCTTCCTGCGCACCGCGGACCGCACGCCGCTCGCCTATTTGGTGAAACCGTTCACCGATTACTTCTCCAAGGCGTTCCGCGAATAA
- a CDS encoding RidA family protein: MTDITARLAELGLTLPDAPAPAANYVPYVQSGTMLYVSGQISMDENGLITGKIGDTLDVEAGAKAAQRCALSLIAQAKAACGGDLSKLKRVVKLVGFVNSTPEFTEQPKVINGASDLMVAVFGDAGKHARSAVSAGALPMGVAVEIEAIFELA; the protein is encoded by the coding sequence ATGACCGATATCACCGCCCGCCTTGCAGAGCTTGGCCTGACGCTGCCCGACGCGCCCGCCCCCGCCGCCAACTACGTGCCCTACGTGCAGAGCGGCACCATGCTCTATGTCTCCGGCCAGATCAGCATGGATGAAAACGGCCTGATCACCGGCAAGATCGGCGACACGCTGGATGTCGAGGCCGGGGCGAAGGCCGCCCAGCGCTGCGCCCTGTCGCTCATCGCACAGGCCAAGGCGGCCTGCGGCGGCGATCTGTCGAAGCTCAAGCGCGTGGTGAAGCTGGTCGGTTTCGTGAATTCCACCCCCGAATTCACCGAACAGCCCAAAGTCATCAACGGCGCCTCGGACCTGATGGTCGCGGTCTTCGGCGATGCTGGCAAACACGCCCGCTCGGCGGTCTCCGCGGGCGCGCTGCCCATGGGTGTCGCCGTCGAGATCGAAGCGATCTTCGAGCTCGCCTGA